The following proteins are co-located in the Leucoraja erinacea ecotype New England chromosome 4, Leri_hhj_1, whole genome shotgun sequence genome:
- the fbxo32 gene encoding F-box only protein 32 isoform X2 codes for MTKKRKKDILNNNTKIQYFHHDTWISVHKGSTKERHGYCTLGEAFNRLDFSSAIRDIRRFNYVVRLLELIAKSQLTSLSGIAQKNYMNILERVVQKVLEDQCDIRLIKELLNCLYATICALVKGVGKCVLVGNINTWVYRMEVILHWQQQLNNMQIIRPISTGMTLTDLPMCLQLNILERLADGRDIVNLGQVSPTLQVLSEDKLLWRKLCRYHFTERQIRKRLILSEKGHLDWKKMYFKLGRCYPKKEQYVDTLQFCRHCHILFWKDTNHPCTANDPDGSYTSISPLEFISLFKF; via the exons ATGACCAAGAAAAGAAAGAAGGATATTTTGAATAACAACACAAAAATCCAAT ATTTCCACCATGATACTTGGATCTCAGTTCACAAAGGAAGCACGAAAGAA cGACATGGATACTGCACCCTGGGTGAGGCTTTTAACCGCTTGGACTTCTCCAGCGCGATACGAGACATCAGAAGATTCAATTATGTTGTTCGG TTGCTTGAGCTCATTGCAAAATCCCAGCTCACTTCCCTCAGTGGGATTGCTCAGAAAAACTACATGAATATTCTGGAGAGAGTTGTGCAGAAAG tGCTTGAAGACCAGTGTGATATCCGGCTAATTAAGGAGCTGCTCAACTGTCTGTATGCCACCATTTGTGCGCTAGTCAAAGGCGTGGGGAAGTGTGTTCTTGTGGGGAACATTAACACCTGGGTCTACAGAATGGAGGTCATTCTTCATTGGCAACAGCAGCTGAATAATATGCAAATCATCAGG CCTATATCTACAGGAATGACCCTGACTGACCTACCAATGTGCCTGCAGTTGAACATCTTAGAGAGGTTGGCTGATGGGAGAGATATTGTAAACCTTGGACAGGTATCTCCTACCCTGCAAGTTCTGAGTGAGGACAAGCTTCTATGGAGAAAATTGTGTCGCTACCACTTCACAGAGCGCCAG ATTCGCAAACGTCTCATTTTATCTGAGAAGGGTCATTTGGACTGGAAAAAGATGTACTTTAAACTTGGGAGGTGCTACCCAAAGAAAGAACAGTATGTGGACACACTGCAGTTCTGCCGACACTGTCACATCCTCTTCTGGAAG GATACTAATCATCCTTGCACAGCAAATGACCCTGATGGCTCTTACACTTCTATTTCACCTCTTGAATTCATCAGTCTCTTCAAGTTCTGA